The region GAGCCATGCAAAtgcaacttttattttcacAAAACTACGAAATTACATTGATTCCCGCAACAGGGCCAGCAAACGATAGCAGTTCTTCAGAACCTTAAAAAGTGGAATATTTCATGATGAAATGGAATCGGTTTTTGAGTAATAGAAACCCACCAGCATATAAGTGCCCAGGGTAAAGGGCAGAAAGGGCTTGGCCATATAGATGAGGGGCTTTTGGGAGCGCATTATCACGAAACCCAAGTCCTTTTGAATCTCGGGAGTCTTGGTGTGCCAGTCGTTCATCTCAAAGGCGGCCTGAGCCACTTCCAGAGACTGAAAATATCtcaaatcataaaaatatacaaagtTTATAGTCTTTGACAGCCCACCTGAGAATACACCAAAGTTCCAGCCACGCACCAAGTGGACAGTTGAACAAAGGCCACCACCATGAGAAATGCAAACTTTAGAGCCATTTTGGGATCCACCGATGCTGCCACCATTGTCTCAAAAGTGGATATGGATACCATGGCAAAGCTGGCCATCAATTGGGCATTGAACGAGCCATTGAAGGTCGTATTGACTTTGTCCACCAGCCtaagatatttaaaatattatcaaCCAAAGAAGGTTTAGAGTCTTTATAGATAAACCCACTTTATAATGTGCTGATGATAGCGAATTACCCGATAAAACTCTTCACGGAACTTGGCATCGTTCACAGCCCTCATCTCGCCAAGTCTTTTGATCTCAATGCATAGGACCTTGAGGTTCAGAGCCGTTTGGATGAAGGTGCAGATGCCCACCATGTCCACCATTAGAATACTCATCAGATTGTGATGCGAGGTTACACTCAACCAGACATAGAGGAACCAATACGTCTTGGGATGCAAATCGGCGCGATGCCAGTGGAAGGGCCAAATCGAGTGGAATGGCAGCTTCTCCTCTTGGCCAACCAAAGGTTGTAAGCAAATGACTGCACTCAAAAAATTCACCAGGAAAAAGCAATTGATGAAGAATCCTGATTCGGCCAGGTAGCAGAGCCTTTGCCATTCCAGAACCTCATCATCGCTGTTGTGAGGTCTGACCTCTCGGTTGTAGTAGTCCAGATCCCAAATAATTTCATCGATATCGTTGCAACGGAGATGTACGTAGAATACCTTGGTCCCGACCAATCCCATCTATTGAATGAAAAACTTGGAAAATCTATAAGATTCAAGTATGAGGGAGTAAGACTGACCCCCACTAGCCACACCATGTCGTCGCCCATGTCGATGACATTTTTGGACTCTGGAAAGGCAAAAACCATCGTCAAGAAGATCAGAGCTACATTGGACAAGATGAACCAGTTGATGCGACGAATCCAGGCCTTGGTCGCCAGCTTCTTGTTGGGATACTGACAGAGCAGACTGCCAATTGTAAAGGTagacaaaaaatggaagatTATCCGGACTGATGGATGATGCAACAAAAAGTCACCTCAGAGAAGAACGATAGTAGTTGAGTGCCAGGCGTGGGATGTGGCACGACGTCTTCTCGGCCAGCACCGATCGAAACTCGTCCAGGAAGTTCCGTAAAAGGCGAAGATTTGATTGATAATCCGCGTCTGCCATTGCAAAGTCCATAAACTGTGCCCCCCGGATGGCGGCCAGCTCCTTTTATATGCCACACATTTGCCCCTAGAGGGCCTAATTACAATGTTTATAAGCaattgttttgctttttgctGGGAACGCCCACGCAATAGATTTCTTCGACTGATTGCAGTTGCAACATGTGTTGCAAATCGCACTCCATCGATCGACTTCATAAAAGGATAGATATTGAAATGATGATAATGGACCCTTACCATCTATTGGTCACTCTCTAGAGCGCGTTCAATGAACCCAATTTGAGGTTCGCGTGACTCGGGGCGCCACATTAGATCATCAGCATCATTAAGAACAATGAATAATATATCGCATAAATGCTAAAATTTCATCCAGAACAATGTTTATTCGAGGTTTTTGAAGCGTATAGCTAAACATGATCAGCCAACGAACCGAAATAGTTGAGTTAAGTTCAATCAACGTGTCGCCATAAACTTCCTGTAGCTTCGCACTTCCATCGACATGACCATTTGCATAAAATACCGATGGAAAATGAATTATGTCTTAATCGGAAAAGATCTGGCCAGGGATCGCAGAGACATCGATAAAACCTGAAATGACCGCAACTTCATAAATCCAGTTGGAAAATTCAAATTTCACTCCAGCACTCCAGTCCGGGAGGCGGCAGGCGGTAGGACCAGCACACTTTCCGTCATAATCTGGTAGGATGGGATGGTATATGAATAAATATGTTTGAATACTGGTTCTAGTGTCTGGGATGGCCAGGACTGGACATCGTTGTAACATGCTAATGCCACCGTCTGATGGCCCCACTTGCACATTTAGAAAGGCCATTGGAATCAATCTGGGATTAGGCCTGGGAGTCAACAGCCCACAAGGTGGTTGTTGGCCCGGCGCGCGCCACTCCTAATACACGTAATAAAGTGTGTTTTATTATAACCCACGGTCTAACTATATAATGGTTCCATAATGGGTCGGCCATTAAAACAAATTGATATCAATTTCGCAACAATATGTGCACAAGTTGCGTCGATGACTCCGCGCCTCGTCATTGAACTCGCGGACCATTCGATTCCATCCGATTCGATTCAAGCCAGAAGCGATGCACCTCATGGAGCTTAAATTTCTACACAGAGAACAGtataattctttttatttcttttgaggaaaaaacaatttatattcaaatcTTGAAGAGTATAAGTTGTCTGGCATAACTCTTCCCAATCTAGAAAGTGTATCCCCTACCTATCGGTCCCCACCTACCAAAAACCACTCTGATTTTTGCTCTGTGCAGGAAGAAACTCTTCCACATGCACCACAGTTGAATAGTTGAATAGTGGTGCTGCAGCTGTAACAGTATAGAC is a window of Drosophila bipectinata strain 14024-0381.07 chromosome 2R, DbipHiC1v2, whole genome shotgun sequence DNA encoding:
- the Or47b gene encoding odorant receptor 47b; its protein translation is MADADYQSNLRLLRNFLDEFRSVLAEKTSCHIPRLALNYYRSSLSLLCQYPNKKLATKAWIRRINWFILSNVALIFLTMVFAFPESKNVIDMGDDMVWLVGMGLVGTKVFYVHLRCNDIDEIIWDLDYYNREVRPHNSDDEVLEWQRLCYLAESGFFINCFFLVNFLSAVICLQPLVGQEEKLPFHSIWPFHWHRADLHPKTYWFLYVWLSVTSHHNLMSILMVDMVGICTFIQTALNLKVLCIEIKRLGEMRAVNDAKFREEFYRVIRYHQHIIKLVDKVNTTFNGSFNAQLMASFAMVSISTFETMVAASVDPKMALKFAFLMVVAFVQLSTWCVAGTLVYSQSLEVAQAAFEMNDWHTKTPEIQKDLGFVIMRSQKPLIYMAKPFLPFTLGTYMLVLKNCYRLLALLRESM